In Citrus sinensis cultivar Valencia sweet orange chromosome 3, DVS_A1.0, whole genome shotgun sequence, the sequence ATTTGGGGCATGGCCACTCATCGGCCATTTGCCTCTTCTGATTGCCGAAGAACCTGTTTGCAAAATACTCGGAGCCATTGCTGACAAATATGGCCCCATCTACTCCCTCAGGCTCGGCAAGCATCCAACGTTGATTGTGAGCAGTTGGGAAATTGTGAAGGATTGCTTCACTACCAATGACAGAGTTTTGGCCACAAGGCCAAGTATAGCAGCAGGCAAGTACTTGGGTTACGACAACGCCGTTTTTGCGCTTGCTCCCTACGGCCAGTACTGGCGTGATATTCGCAAAATAGCCACCACAGATCTGCTCTCCGGTCACCGGCTTGAATTGCTAAAGCACGTTCGCTACTCAGAAGTTGACACTTTCATCAAAGACTTGTACTCACTTTGCTCAGAAAACGCATTCAATCCTGCGAAGGTGGTGATCAGCAAGTTAATAGAACAACTGACTTTCAATATAAGCCTACAACTGATAGCCGGAAAGAGATTTTCAGCTAGAGAATTTGGTGAACAAGGCAGCGAGGGATGGCGTATCAATAGAGCCATAAAAGAAGCTACGTATCTGACAGGGGTTTTTGTTTTGGGAGATGCCATACCGTGGCTTGAATGGATTGATTTTCAGGGTCACATAGGCTCTATGCGGAGGACTGCAAAGAAAATTGACGACGTGATCGGCAACTGGCTTGAAGAACATGCCCAGAGAAAATTACAGGGTGAAGGTAACAGTGGTGAACGTGACTTCATGGACGTGTTGCTATCGAAAATTGAAGACAATACTGTGATGAGTGGTCATACGAGGGATACTGTCATCAAAGCAACAGCTCTTGTAAGTTTGATTGTATAATTTTCTGTTTTCTAGTcataaatgataattattcAATGGTAAACAATTGAGACGGAAACTCATACaactaatcaaaattattCCGTAGATTCTAATATTTACAGGCTCAGAAAGCACATATCTCGGAATAATTTGGACACTGTCTTTGTTACTCAATCACCCGAAAGAGCTAAAGAAGGCACAGGAAGAGTTGGACGTCCATGTTGGAAGAGATAGATGGGTAAACGAGTCAGATATGAAGAACCTAAAATACCTTCGAGCCATTGTCAAAG encodes:
- the LOC102626017 gene encoding dimethylnonatriene synthase-like, with the protein product MDFISFKLAILELLALLILYILWGIVAKSKNKSKKNTAPEPFGAWPLIGHLPLLIAEEPVCKILGAIADKYGPIYSLRLGKHPTLIVSSWEIVKDCFTTNDRVLATRPSIAAGKYLGYDNAVFALAPYGQYWRDIRKIATTDLLSGHRLELLKHVRYSEVDTFIKDLYSLCSENAFNPAKVVISKLIEQLTFNISLQLIAGKRFSAREFGEQGSEGWRINRAIKEATYLTGVFVLGDAIPWLEWIDFQGHIGSMRRTAKKIDDVIGNWLEEHAQRKLQGEGNSGERDFMDVLLSKIEDNTVMSGHTRDTVIKATALILIFTGSESTYLGIIWTLSLLLNHPKELKKAQEELDVHVGRDRWVNESDMKNLKYLRAIVKETLRIYPPGPVTGIREAMEDCEIGGYHVPKGTRLIVNIWKLHRDPRMWENPCEFRPERFLTTHADVDVNTQHFEYIPFSFGRRSCPGMTSGLQIVQLTLARILQGFDLATVGGIPVDMQEGLGIALPKLNPLEVVIKPRLSDDLYQRL